The Hyphomicrobiales bacterium nucleotide sequence GCCGCGCGCCTTGGCGAGCGCGGATTTAAGGAACGCGCCGGTGTAGCTCCGCGGCTCCTTCGCCACCGCCTCGGGCGGGCCGCTCGCGACGATCTCGCCGCCGGCGTCGCCGCCCTCGGGGCCGAGGTCGATGATCCAGTCGGCCGTCTTGATGACCTCCAGATTGTGCTCGATGACCACCACGGTATTTCCCTGGTCGACCAGCTCGTGCAGCACCTCCAGCAGCTTCGCCACGTCATGGAAATGCAGGCCGGTGGTCGGCTCGTCGAGGATGTAGAGGGTGCGCCCGGTCGCCCGCCTGGACAATTCCTTCGACAGCTTGACGCGCTGCGCCTCGCCGCCGGATAGCGTCGTCGCCTGCTGGCCGACATGGATGTAGCCGAGGCCGACGCGCTTCAGCGTCTCCATCTTGTCGCGCACCGCCGGCACGGCGGAGAAGAAGCCGGCCGCCTCCTCGACCGTCATGTCGAGCACGTCGGCGATCGACCGGCCCTTGAACTTGACCTCCAACGTCTCGCGATTGTAGCGGCGGCCCTTGCACTGGTCGCAGGTGACGTAGATGTCGGGCAGGAAGTGCATCTCGATCTTGATCAGCCCGTCGCCCTGGCAGGCCTCGCAGCGCCCGCCCTTGACGTTGAACGAAAACCGCCCCGGCTTGTAGCCGCGCGCCTTGGATTCCGGCAGGCCGGTGAACCATTCGCGGATCGGCGTGAAGGCGCCGGTATAGGTGGCGGGGTTGGAGCGCGGCGTGCGGCCGATCGGCGACTGGTCGATGTCGATCACCTTGTCGAGGAATTCGAGCCCCTCGATCGTGTCGTGGGCGCCGGGGTGCTCGCGGGCGCCGGAAATGCGCCGGGCGGCGGCGCGATAGAGCGTATCGATGAGTAGCGTCGACTTGCCGCCGCCGGAGACGCCGGTGACGCAGGTGAAAAGGCCGAGCGGCACCTCGGCGGTGATATCTTTAAGATTGTTGGCGCGCGCGCCGGAAAGCCGCAACAGCTTGCCCTTCCGCGGCCGGCGGCGCTCCCGCGGCACCGGGATCTGCAGAAATCCGGTGAGGTACTGCCCGGTCAGGCTCGCCGGCGCCGCCATCACGTCTTCAGGCGTGCCGCGGGCGACGATCTCGCCGCCATGGATACCGGCGCCGGGGCCGACATCGACCACATAGTCGGCGGAACGGATGGCCTCCTCGTCATGCTCGACGACGATGACGGTGTTGCCGAGATCGCGCAGGTTCTTCAGCGTCTCCAGGAGGCGGGCATTGTCGCGCTGGTGCAGGCCGATGGAGGGCTCGTCGAGCACGTAGAGGACGCCGGTCAGCCCCGAGCCGATCTGCGAGGCAAGCCGGATGCGCTGGCTCTCGCCGCCCGAAAGGGAGCCCGAGGCGCGCGACAGGGTGAGATAGTCGAGGCCGACATCGTTGAGGAAATTCAGCCGGTCGCGGATCTCCTTGAGGATCCTGCCGGCGATCTCGTTCTGTTTCGCCGTCAGCTTCTCCGGCAGGGCGGCGAACCAGTCGCCGGCGGCACGGATCGACATCTCGGCCACCTGGCTGATATGGAGCCCCGCGATCTTCACCGCCAGCGCCTCGGGCTTCAGCCGGTAGCCCGAGCAGGCAAGGCAGGGCTGGGCGGTCTGGAAGCGCTCGATCTCCTCGCGCGCCCAGGCCGAATCGGTCTCGCGCCAGCGCCGCTCCAGGTTCGGGATCACCCCCTCGAAGGGCTTGGTCGTCTGATAGGCGCGCACCCCGTCGTCATAGGTGAATGTCACCGGCTCCTCGCCGGTACCGAACAGGATCGCCTCGCGGGCCAGCTCCGGCAGCTCGGCCCAGGGCCCGGTCATCGAGAAGCCGTAGTGGGAAGCCAGCGCCTGCAGGGTCTGCAGGTAATAGGGCGAGGTCGAGCGCGCCCAGGGGGCGATGGCGCCGCGCCTCAGCGTCAATGTCCCGTCCGGCACCACCAGGCTTGCGTCGACCTTGGGCTCGGCGCCGAGCCCGCCGCAGGCCGGGCAGGCGCCGAACGGGTTGTTGAAGGAGAACAGCCTGGGCTCGATCTCGGAGATGGTGAAGCCGGAGACCGGGCAGGCGAATTTCTGCGAGAAGATGAGGCGGTCGGGCTTGGCGGCGGAAATGACCCCCTCCTTCATCCTCCCCCTTTCAGGGGGAGGAGCTTCCTCTTCTCTCTCCCCTGAAAGGGGAGGGTCGGACCGAAGGTCCGGGGAGGGGTCCTGTCTTGCGGCCTTGGCGGGTTTGTCGGCGGAGATGACCCCCTCCTTCAGCCTCCCCCTTTCAGGGGGAGGAGCTTCCTCTTCTCCCTCCCCTGAAAGGGGAGGGTCGGACCGAAGGTCCGGGGAGGGGTCCTGTCTTGCGGCCTTCGCCGGCGCATCGGCGAACTCGGCGACGGCGATGCCGTCGGCAAGCTCCAGCGCCGTTTCGAGCGAGTCCGCGAGCCGCGCCGCGATGTCGCCGCGCACGACGATGCGGTCGACCACCACGTCGATGTCGTGCTTGAACTTCTTGTCGAGCGAAGGCGCCTCGGCGATCTCGTGGAAGGTGCCGTCGATCCTGACCCGCTGGAAGCCCTTTTTCATCAGGTCCGCGAGCTCTTTTCTGTACTCGCCCTTGCGCCCGCGCACCATCGGCGCCAGCAGATAGAGCCGCGTCCCCTCGGGCAGCGCCAGGACGCGGTCGACCATCTGGCTCACCGTCTGGCTCTCGATGGGAAGGCCTGTGGCCGGCGAATAGGGCACGCCGGCGCGGGCGAACAAGAGCCGCATATAGTCGTAGATCTCGGTCACCGTGGCGACCGTCGAGCGCGGATTTCGGGAGGTCGTCTTCTGCTCGATCGAGATCGCCGGCGACAGCCCGTCGATCTGGTCGACGTCGGGCTTGTGCATCATCTCCAGGAACTGGCGGGCATAGGCGGAGAGAGACTCCACATAGCGCCGCTGGCCCTCGGCATAGATGGTGTCGAAGGCGAGCGACGACTTGCCGGAGCCGCTGAGGCCGGTGATCACGACGAGCTTGTCGCGCGGAATGTCGACATCGACGTTCTTCAGATTGTGCTCGCGCGCGCCGCGCACGGAGATCTGTCGGGAAGGGTCGGGCATGGCTTAAGCACTTAAGCGAGTTGGCCGATGGCGGCAATGGGCAAGGCGAGACGCGGCATCCTGGGCCGGCGACGGTCAGCCTCCGGCGGCATCCCCGGTCTCGAGGGCGGGACTTTCCGGGTCGAAACCGAACATGTCGGCGACCAATTGGAACAGTTCGACCCAGCGGCGGGCGCCTTCCGAGCGGGCAATTCTGAGCCGGAGGGTCATCGCCAAGTCCTTGATCGCGCTTATGATCTGGCCCCGGCGCGCCCGCAGCCAGCCGCGCTCGGCATAGCTTTCCGCATCGGCCGGATCGAGCGCGATCGCCCGCGAAAAGTCGCCGATCGCCTCGTCGACATCGCCCCTGTTGACCCGAATAATGGCGCGATTCCAGTAGCTTAGGGCGACATCCGGGTTCAATTCAATCGATTGATTGAAGTCGGCGAGCGCCCGCTCGGGCCTGCCCATATTGTTGAAGGTCGCACCCCGGTTGAGATAGGCCACATAGTCGCGCGGGTTGAGGGCAATCGCCTTGTCGTAGTCGGCGATGGCCCGCGCGGACTCGCCCTTCTTGTCCCAGGCATCGCCGCGATTCCGGTACGCCCGGGCATAGCCGGGGTTGAGTTCGACGCTTTTGGTATAGTCGGCGATCGCCCGGTCGAGAAAGCCCAGTATCTCGTTGGCGGCGCCGCGATTGTTGTAGGCGATGAAATCGCGGGGATTGAGATCGACCGCCTTCGCATAGCCGGCAATGGCGCGAAGGAACTCGTCCCTGCCGTACCAGGCATCGCCGAGGTCCCGGTGAGCCTCGGCATAGGCGGGCGCCAGCGCGATGGCCCTGTCATAGTCGGCGATGGCGCGCTCCAGCTCGCCGAGGCGGTGCCAGATCACCGCGCGCCCGTGATAGGCGAACGGATCGTCGGGGTTGCGGGCGATCGCCGCGTCGTAGTCGTGGAGCGCCCGGGCAAGGTCCGGTTCGGTCCGTAGAGGCGGGCCGCCGGACGGGGGCAGGGCCGGGCCGTTCGGGGAAAGGCCTGCCCACGCGCCGACAGCCGCCTGCGCGGGCGCGGCGAGGGTGAGAATCAAAACCAGCGATGCGACCAGCCGAAACATGCCGCTTCCCATTTCCGCCGCATGATACGCCAAATCCGTCCCTTGGCTTGCGCCGAGGAAGGGTTGCGCTTTGCGCCCAGCTAGAACATAATAAGAACATTAGCAGGCGACTGTGGATAAGCGCAAGCTTGCGATGGCGCGCCGCGGCGACTCGGCGATAGGGTGGATTCGGGACCTGGGGAGGTGGGGCGGACCTGTTTCAAGGCGGCGGGCGCGACGGCCGGCAGCGTCGACGAGTTCGTGCGGACCGACACGGGTGCGGCCTTCAACCAAGGGCCTCGCCAATTCCCGCCAGCGCTCGTCGGCGGGCAACGGATCACACTTCGGAAATCGGTCGACGCAGGTCTTCACGGCCGCGCGGAGGCTTTGCCGCGCCTCTTGCGGCGAAGCGGCGGCGGCCGCTCGCGGCCGCGGCAAAGAGCGGTTGCACTTTGCGCCCGACTAGAACATAATAGGAACATTGACAGCCCGCTGTGGATAAGAGCAAGCTTGCGATGGCCTGCCGGAGCCTGCGGGCGATAGGGTAGACGAGGGACCCGGGGCAGGTGGGCGGACCGAAGTCAAGGAGACGGAAGCGATGGCCGGCAGCGTCAACAAGGTCATTCTGATCGGCAATCTGGGCGCGGATCCGGAAATCCGCCACACCCAGGACGGCCGGCCGGTCGCCAATCTGAGGGTCGCGACGTCGGATTCCTGGCGCGACAAGGCGACGGGCGAGCGGCGCGAGCGCACCGAGTGGCACCGCGTGGTGATTTTCAGCGAGGGGCTGTGCCGGATCGCCGAGCAATATCTGCACAAGGGCTCCAAGGTCTATCTGGAGGGCCAGCTTCAAACCCGCGAATGGGAGGACCAGTCCGGCCAGAAGCGCTACACCACCGAAGTGGTGCTGCAGGGCTTCAATTCGACGCTGACCATGCTCGACAGCCGGACCGGCGGCGAGCGGGACCAGGGGGCGACGGGCGATTTCGGCCGCGCAAGCCCGATGCAGAACTCCTCCGGCTCGGCCGCCGCCGAGCTCGACGACGAGATTCCGTTTTAGAGCGTATCCTCATAGACGACGGTTGATCACCGAAGCGCGACATGTCCGCTTTCGAATCCGGCCCGGACCGATGGAACGCTGCGTCGGATGTCGCAAAAGTGCCCGCCGCCGACATATGACGTGCGGCCGTCTAGTTAGCCACCTTGGCAAGGAAGCTCTTGACTTCGTTGCGCAAATCGGCGGCTGCCTCCTCCACCGACGCCGATGCGGTGAGCACGGTCTGTGCCGATTGTTGGTTACTGGCGGTAGCGCTGGCTACGTCGTTCAATACGGCTGCAACCAACTTTGTTCCGTCGGCGGCGCTTGTCACGTTACGGGAAATGTCATCTGTAGCGGCGCTTTGTTCCTGCACCGAGGCGGCGATCGCGGATGTGTAATCGTTGATTTTGTCCATGCGCTTCGCGATTCGCCCGAACGCCTCAACGGCCTTGCCGCTCGAGTTCTGCACCTCCATGATCTGGCGCGAAATATCCGCGGTTGCCTTTTCGGTCTGTGCCGCGAGCGACTTCACCTCGGAAGCGACCACCGCGAAGCCGCGACCTGCCTCGCCGGCGCGTGCCGCTTCAATTGTGGCATTGAGCGCCAGCAGATTGGTTTGCCCGGCAACGTCGCGGATCAGCTTTGTGATATCGCCGATCTTCTGCGCGACCTGCGCAAGGGCGTTGATTTCCTGATTCGTAATCTCCGCTTCGCTGACTGCAGACCGGACGACGTCGGCACTTTCGCTGAGCCGTCGTGCTATTTCGGCAATTGAGTTCGACAATTCTCCGGCGGCGCTCGCCACGTGCTCGACATTCGTCGAGGCTTCGTTCGACGTTTGCACCGCGCTTTCGGCACGTTGCGATGTATGGCCGGACGCATCGAATAGGTGCATTGCCGTCGAGTGCATTATGACCGCTCTTTCGGTCACGGTTCGCAACAGATTTTCGGCGCGCTGGCGGAATTCCGAGATCGCGTTTTCGATGGCGGCGCGGCGTTCTTCTTTAAGTTGCATGGCCGTGCGTTGCTGCTCGACCTGCCGCCTCTCGGTGACGTCCTCGTGAGTGCCGATCCAGCCACCCCCCTTCATCGGATGGTTTGTGACCAACAGGAGGTGCCCGCCCTTGGACTTGACCTCGTGCACAATGGTTCGCCCTTGTCGCACCGCATTCAAAAACTCTGCTCGATATTGATGGGGGTCGCGAGAGAACGTGCCCTTGGCAACCCGCTTTGCCAGCACTTCGGACAGCGTCGCCCCCGGCTTCACGTCATCTGGCGTTAACTCATACATACTGTAATATTGCGAGTTGCATACAACGAGACGTTCCGAGGAGTCGAACATGCACAGACCTTGCGCCATGCTGTCGGTGGCGGTGCGCAACTGCGCGATTTCGCGGTTTTGATGTCGTAGGAGCACTGCTCCCACGATGCTGATCGTAAACTGGGCAATGACCGCGGAGAGGATGACAGCGAGCACCGATTCAGAAATGGTGGGGATGACGGCGCCGGCCCAGCCAGCACCAGAGACAATCAGTACGACGAGACTCCCCACGAAAAAGGTGAGCCCGACAAGCGTCGTCAGCCAAAATGCCCGCTTCAGGGTCAGAGAAAACAATATTCTGAACATGATTTCATAGCTCGTGCGGCCCGCCAGTATGCCTTTATTCCCTACGAGCGTTATTTTGGGGTTAACCAATGGCGAGAAAATCATTGACTGGGCGGTCGGCCGGTCGCCAATCTGAGGGTCGCGACGTCGGATTCCTGGCGCGACAAGGCGACGGGTGATTTCGGCCGCGCAAGCCCGATGCAGAACTCCTCCGGCTCGGCCGCCGCCGAGCTCGACGACGAAATCCCGTTCTAGTGCCTTGCGGCTGAGCGCGATTGAGACCGGTCTGCACGGTTTTCGTCATCCGTGACAAGCGACGGCGAGAGCGCAAGCTCTATGCCGGGACGCGTGAGCTTCCGCCGCGGTTCCAGCCGCGGCCACGGTCGCCGAACAGCTCGTAGCCGTCCGCCGTCACCGCGACGGTATCCTCCAGCTTGATGTAGCCGCGCCGCGCGTGAGCCATCGTGGTTTCAACCGAAAGCACCATTCCTGCCTTAAGCGGCCGCTCGGCGTCCACGCCGTCATAGATCCGGTTGTTTATCAGGAACGGAACCTCGTGGCTGACCAGCCCCATGCCGTGGATGACGAGGTCGGTGACACCCGAATTGGGACCGGATTTCAGCACTTCGTTGCCGCAGGCGATCACATCGCCGCCGATTGCGCCGGCTCGGATCTCGGCGAAGACGGCCTGCTGCACGCCATCGACCTCGGCCAAGAGATCCTGCAGTTCCGCATCCGGCTCACCCAGCACGGTCATCCGGCAGAGGTCGCCGATATAGCCGTCATGGTTGCCGCCGGAATCGATGGACATGATCTCGCCGGTCTTCCAGGCTCGGCCCGACGGGGCGCGGTTCTTGTCCACGCCGAACGTCAACAGGCAGTAGTCGAACTCCAATCCGCGATTGGTTTCCTCACGCCGCATCCGCTCGACGATCTCGAGCTTGGTCGATCCTTCGCGCGCCCAGGCGATGGTCGCCAGCATCGACTCGGTAATCAGTTCCGAAGCCGTGCGCAATTTCGCAAGCTCGGCGGGCGTCTTGATCGCCCTGAGCCGTTCCAGCACGCCGGTGGCGTCCGCAAGGCCGGCGCTGCCGGTTCCTTCCGTCAGT carries:
- the uvrA gene encoding excinuclease ABC subunit UvrA — its product is MPDPSRQISVRGAREHNLKNVDVDIPRDKLVVITGLSGSGKSSLAFDTIYAEGQRRYVESLSAYARQFLEMMHKPDVDQIDGLSPAISIEQKTTSRNPRSTVATVTEIYDYMRLLFARAGVPYSPATGLPIESQTVSQMVDRVLALPEGTRLYLLAPMVRGRKGEYRKELADLMKKGFQRVRIDGTFHEIAEAPSLDKKFKHDIDVVVDRIVVRGDIAARLADSLETALELADGIAVAEFADAPAKAARQDPSPDLRSDPPLSGEGEEEAPPPERGRLKEGVISADKPAKAARQDPSPDLRSDPPLSGEREEEAPPPERGRMKEGVISAAKPDRLIFSQKFACPVSGFTISEIEPRLFSFNNPFGACPACGGLGAEPKVDASLVVPDGTLTLRRGAIAPWARSTSPYYLQTLQALASHYGFSMTGPWAELPELAREAILFGTGEEPVTFTYDDGVRAYQTTKPFEGVIPNLERRWRETDSAWAREEIERFQTAQPCLACSGYRLKPEALAVKIAGLHISQVAEMSIRAAGDWFAALPEKLTAKQNEIAGRILKEIRDRLNFLNDVGLDYLTLSRASGSLSGGESQRIRLASQIGSGLTGVLYVLDEPSIGLHQRDNARLLETLKNLRDLGNTVIVVEHDEEAIRSADYVVDVGPGAGIHGGEIVARGTPEDVMAAPASLTGQYLTGFLQIPVPRERRRPRKGKLLRLSGARANNLKDITAEVPLGLFTCVTGVSGGGKSTLLIDTLYRAAARRISGAREHPGAHDTIEGLEFLDKVIDIDQSPIGRTPRSNPATYTGAFTPIREWFTGLPESKARGYKPGRFSFNVKGGRCEACQGDGLIKIEMHFLPDIYVTCDQCKGRRYNRETLEVKFKGRSIADVLDMTVEEAAGFFSAVPAVRDKMETLKRVGLGYIHVGQQATTLSGGEAQRVKLSKELSRRATGRTLYILDEPTTGLHFHDVAKLLEVLHELVDQGNTVVVIEHNLEVIKTADWIIDLGPEGGDAGGEIVASGPPEAVAKEPRSYTGAFLKSALAKARGGKRTEAAE
- a CDS encoding tetratricopeptide repeat protein is translated as MFRLVASLVLILTLAAPAQAAVGAWAGLSPNGPALPPSGGPPLRTEPDLARALHDYDAAIARNPDDPFAYHGRAVIWHRLGELERAIADYDRAIALAPAYAEAHRDLGDAWYGRDEFLRAIAGYAKAVDLNPRDFIAYNNRGAANEILGFLDRAIADYTKSVELNPGYARAYRNRGDAWDKKGESARAIADYDKAIALNPRDYVAYLNRGATFNNMGRPERALADFNQSIELNPDVALSYWNRAIIRVNRGDVDEAIGDFSRAIALDPADAESYAERGWLRARRGQIISAIKDLAMTLRLRIARSEGARRWVELFQLVADMFGFDPESPALETGDAAGG
- a CDS encoding single-stranded DNA-binding protein codes for the protein MAGSVNKVILIGNLGADPEIRHTQDGRPVANLRVATSDSWRDKATGERRERTEWHRVVIFSEGLCRIAEQYLHKGSKVYLEGQLQTREWEDQSGQKRYTTEVVLQGFNSTLTMLDSRTGGERDQGATGDFGRASPMQNSSGSAAAELDDEIPF
- a CDS encoding methyl-accepting chemotaxis protein; translation: MIFSPLVNPKITLVGNKGILAGRTSYEIMFRILFSLTLKRAFWLTTLVGLTFFVGSLVVLIVSGAGWAGAVIPTISESVLAVILSAVIAQFTISIVGAVLLRHQNREIAQLRTATDSMAQGLCMFDSSERLVVCNSQYYSMYELTPDDVKPGATLSEVLAKRVAKGTFSRDPHQYRAEFLNAVRQGRTIVHEVKSKGGHLLLVTNHPMKGGGWIGTHEDVTERRQVEQQRTAMQLKEERRAAIENAISEFRQRAENLLRTVTERAVIMHSTAMHLFDASGHTSQRAESAVQTSNEASTNVEHVASAAGELSNSIAEIARRLSESADVVRSAVSEAEITNQEINALAQVAQKIGDITKLIRDVAGQTNLLALNATIEAARAGEAGRGFAVVASEVKSLAAQTEKATADISRQIMEVQNSSGKAVEAFGRIAKRMDKINDYTSAIAASVQEQSAATDDISRNVTSAADGTKLVAAVLNDVASATASNQQSAQTVLTASASVEEAAADLRNEVKSFLAKVAN
- a CDS encoding Xaa-Pro peptidase family protein — translated: MTAGSEASIRIDAPFDTARADRLMEEAGIDVLLATSKHNAGYLLGGYRFFFFSTMDAIGHSRYLPIVIYVKGRPEEAAYIGNAMEGWEHANRPFWTPTVHLSSWGTTDAAKLAIAHLGKTGKAGARIGIEPGFLPADAHAALTEGTGSAGLADATGVLERLRAIKTPAELAKLRTASELITESMLATIAWAREGSTKLEIVERMRREETNRGLEFDYCLLTFGVDKNRAPSGRAWKTGEIMSIDSGGNHDGYIGDLCRMTVLGEPDAELQDLLAEVDGVQQAVFAEIRAGAIGGDVIACGNEVLKSGPNSGVTDLVIHGMGLVSHEVPFLINNRIYDGVDAERPLKAGMVLSVETTMAHARRGYIKLEDTVAVTADGYELFGDRGRGWNRGGSSRVPA